The Pseudomonadota bacterium sequence TCCTTCGCCCACCGAGAAGCCGCCTAGCGCGAGGCCGTCAAAGGGCATGGCGGACAAGGTCTCGATGTGACGCAGGCGCAGGTCGACCAGCGTGCCTCCCTGCACGATTCCGAAGCGCGCCTGCTGCTGGGGCTTGGGAGCGTCGAGGCAACGCTCCGCCCATCGGGTGCTACGCTCGACAGCACGCACGACGCGGGCGCGATCCGCTCCGCCAGGGGGGCAATCGTCCAGCACCATCGCTACATCGGAGCCGAGCTGAGCCTGAATGCTCATCGCCCTCTCTGGGGTCAGCTCGTGGCGGGTCCCGTCGTGATGGGAGCGGAAGCGCACGCCGTCGTGATCGATGTCGCGCAGCTTGGCAAGCGAGAATACCTGGTATCCCCCGCTGTCGGTCAACACCGCGTGGGGCCAGCTCATGAATTGGTGAACGCCGCCAAGATCCTCGATCACGTCGGCCCCTGGCCTGAGCATCAGGTGGTAGGTGTTTGCCAGCACCATGCGGGCGCCGGTGGCTGCCACTTCGTTCGGCGTCTGTGACTTGACGCTGGCCTGCGTTCCAACCGGCAGGAAAGCCGGTGTTTCGAGCCCACCGCGAGGTGTGGTGAATCGGCCACGGCGCGCTCGCGAGTCCCATCCCTCTACGACGAACTCGAAACCTGTGGTGGGCAGCTTCAAGGCGTTCACACACTCCTGTGCAGCAGCATGGCGTCGCCG is a genomic window containing:
- the tgt gene encoding tRNA guanosine(34) transglycosylase Tgt encodes the protein MKLPTTGFEFVVEGWDSRARRGRFTTPRGGLETPAFLPVGTQASVKSQTPNEVAATGARMVLANTYHLMLRPGADVIEDLGGVHQFMSWPHAVLTDSGGYQVFSLAKLRDIDHDGVRFRSHHDGTRHELTPERAMSIQAQLGSDVAMVLDDCPPGGADRARVVRAVERSTRWAERCLDAPKPQQQARFGIVQGGTLVDLRLRHIETLSAMPFDGLALGGFSVGEGIDAMRKTLQEVALALPSERPRYLMGVGKPQDLVHAISLGLDLFDCVLPTRNARNGQALTWQGRVNLRQSRHRQDARPLDRRCRCPTCTGYTRAYLHHLVRCHEILGPRLLTQHNLSFYAELMSEAREAIRARRYADFAFETTRRMAALDEVAGG